GCGAACACTATTACAGATACAACTCCACTATATTCAAAGCCGGCGAGATAACCGAGGAGCTTGGAATAGTCATCAAAGGCCGGGTGATTGTTGAGAATGTTGACTACTGGGGCTCCAAAAGTATCCTGAGTTCAGCACTTCCGGGAAAGGTGTTCGGTGAAACATACGCCCTGTCCGGACACAAACTCATGATCGACGCAAGAGCAACAGAGCCTACTATCGTATTCCTGCTCAACGCACAGGATATCATGTCCGGCAAATACAACAGTTATCCGTGGCATCTGCAAATGCTGAAGAATCTTCTTCTCCTATCATCGAGAAGAAGTCTCACACTCTCTCTTCATATCTTCTATATAAAGCCAAAGAAGATACGTGAGCGTGTCAGCTATTATCTCTCAGGACTTGCCAGCTCTCTTGGTACAACTGAGTTCGATATCCCATTTAACAGGGAACAGTTTGCCGACTACCTGAATGTCGACAGAACCGCACTGTCAAAGGAGCTGTCCAACATGCAGAGTGAAGGACTTATAGAGTTCAAAAAGAATCATTTCAAACTGTTGGAGCTTGACCACGAGGAATTGACATAATACTACTATTCTGAATCCAGTACAAGTCTATCTTATGGTTACCGGGTGCGGAATTGTAAAATGCCAGCACCCGGTAACTGAAATTATATCTAAGAGAATCATGAATTCAATATCTTCATAAACTCCTCGCCTGTGATCGTCTCCTTCTGATACAGATAATTGGAAAGCTCATCAAGCTTCGCTCTGTTCTCGAGGATAATGGTTGCCGCCTTCTCATGCTGCTTTCTTATAAGCTCCACAACCTTCTTGTCTATGAGTGTCTGCGTCTCTGCCGAGCACGAAAGTGATGAATCACCGCCAAGGTATTTGTTAGTTTCTACCTCCATGGCTACCATATCAAAATCTTTGCTCATTCCGTATTTG
This sequence is a window from Coprococcus eutactus. Protein-coding genes within it:
- a CDS encoding Crp/Fnr family transcriptional regulator; the protein is MKLKIPQYQLSEVLNMMAFKGISEADIKTMMDLRILREHYYRYNSTIFKAGEITEELGIVIKGRVIVENVDYWGSKSILSSALPGKVFGETYALSGHKLMIDARATEPTIVFLLNAQDIMSGKYNSYPWHLQMLKNLLLLSSRRSLTLSLHIFYIKPKKIRERVSYYLSGLASSLGTTEFDIPFNREQFADYLNVDRTALSKELSNMQSEGLIEFKKNHFKLLELDHEELT